The proteins below come from a single Solea solea chromosome 6, fSolSol10.1, whole genome shotgun sequence genomic window:
- the LOC131460371 gene encoding sodium-dependent neutral amino acid transporter SLC6A17-like produces the protein MPKNSKVTQRAQSHEHVTESVADLLAHEEPLDHKSSSLNVGEAAGKKVPQIELPENDGRPAWNNKMEYILAQVGFSVGLGNVWRFPYLCQKNGGGAYLVPYFILLLIIGIPLFFLELAVGQKIRRGSIGVWNYVCPRLGGIGMSSLMVCGFVGLYYNVIIGWSIFYFFQSFQYPLPWSECPFRKNGTIAIVEPECEKSSATTYFWYRQTLNTTSTIAESGGLNVKMTLSLFVGWVIVCLAVIKGIASSGKVMYFSSLFPYVVLFCFLVRGLMLKGSVDGIAHMFTPKLEKMLEPQVWREAATQVFFALGLGFGGVIAFSSYNKIDNNCHFDAVLVSFINFFTSILATLVVFAVLGFKANLMNEKCVAENAEKILGYLNSDVLSHDLIPPHVNFTHVTTSDYAELYSIIKAVKEGGFAQLGLEPCLLEDELNKAVQGTGLAFIAFTEAMTHFPASPFWSVMFFFMLINLGLGSMIGTMTGITTPILDAYKVQRELLTVGCCIVAFLCGLLFVQRSGNYFVTMFDDYSAGLPLTIVVILENLSVAWIYGTKRFMQDLEDMLGFRPSMIYFYLWKYVSPFCLIVLISASVIEMTISPPGYNAWVQELARERFQSYPPWALAMCFSLIAVAMLPLPIVFIARHFNLMSDGSNKLSVSYRKTMMKDISSLEEQDESRFILSAKAGGPPSSVPAHKSYLTPGKNKPLDPNSLSPHSCYGTSYQNAAISPTTPTTPTTPVTPESDS, from the exons ATGCCTAAGAACAGCAAGGTGACGCAGCGCGCCCAGAGCCATGAGCACGTCACAGAGTCTGTGGCTGACCTGCTCGCACACGAGGAGCCGCTGGACCACAAGAGCAGCTCGCTGAACGTGGGAGAAGCTGCTGGGAAGAAAGTCCCGCAGATAGAGTTGCCTGAAAATGATGGACGCCCGGCCTGGAACAACAAAATGGAGTACATCCTGGCCCAGGTGGGCTTCTCTGTGGGACTTGGCAACGTGTGGCGCTTCCCTTACCTGTGCCAGAAGAATGGAGGAG GTGCCTATCTGGTTCCATActttatcctcctcctcatcattggAATCCCACTCTTCTTCTTGGAGCTCGCCGTGGGTCAGAAGATCCGACGTGGGAGCATCGGCGTGTGGAACTACGTGTGTCCCCGTCTGGGTGGAATAGGGATGTCAAGTCTGATG gtGTGTGGCTTTGTGGGCCTCTACTATAACGTGATCATTGGCTGGAGCATCTTCTACTTCTTCCAGTCCTTTCAGTATCCTCTGCCATGGAGCGAATGTCCATTCAGAAAGAATGGGACAATTGCAA tCGTGGAGCCAGAGTGTGAGAAAAGCTCCGCGACGACCTACTTCTGGTACCGTCAGACTCTGAACACGACCAGCACCATTGCAGAGAGCGGAGGCCTCAACGTCAAAatgactctgtctctgtttgtgggCTGGGTCATCGTCTGCCTTGCCGTCATTAAAGGAATCGCCTCCTCTGGGAAG GTGATGTACTTCAGCTCTCTTTTCCCTTACGTGGTCCTCTTCTGTTTCCTGGTCAGAGGCTTAATGCTGAAGGGATCTGTGGACGGTATTGCTCACATGTTCACTCCCAAG CTGGAGAAGATGCTGGAGCCCCAGGTGTGGAGGGAAGCAGCCACCCAGGTCTTTTTCGCCCTGGGTCTGGGCTTCGGAGGAGTCATAGCTTTCTCCAGTTACAACAAGATTGACAACAACTGTCACTTTGACGCTGTTCTCGTCTCGTTCATCAACTTCTTCACCTCCATTCTGGCCACTCTGGTGGTGTTCGCTGTCCTGGGCTTCAAAGCTAACCTCATGAACGAGAAGTGTGTCGCCGA GAATGCTGAGAAGATCCTGGGATACCTCAACTCAGACGTCCTGAGTCATGATCTCATCCCGCCACATGTGAACTTCACCCATGTCACCACATCAGACTACGCTGAGTTATACAGCATCATCAAGGCGGTCAAAGAGGGCGGCTTCGCCCAGCTGGGTCTGGAGCCTTGTCTCCTTGAGGATGAACTCAACAAG GCCGTCCAGGGCACCGGTCTGGCCTTCATTGCCTTCACAGAAGCAATGACCCATTTCCCAGCATCTCCTTTCTGGTCGGTCATGTTCTTCTTCATGCTCATTAACCTCGGTCTGGGCAGCATGATTGGCACCATGACCGGCATCACTACACCCATCCTTGATGCCTACAAGGTCCAGCGGGAGCTTTTAACAG TGGGTTGTTGCATCGTGGCCTTCCTGTGTGGTCTGCTGTTTGTTCAGCGCTCGGGGAATTACTTTGTGACCATGTTTGACGATTATTCTGCTGGTCTGCCTCTCACCATCGTGGTCATCCTGGAAAACCTGTCCGTCGCTTGGATCTACGGCACTAAAAG GTTCATGCAGGACCTGGAGGACATGCTGGGTTTCAGGCCGAGCATGATCTATTTCTACCTGTGGAAGTACGTCTCCCCGTTCTGTCTCATCGTTCTCATCTCCGCCAGTGTTATTGAGATGACGATCAGTCCACCAGGATACAACGCCTGGGTCCAAGAGCTG GCTCGGGAACGGTTCCAGAGCTACCCTCCGTGGGCACTCGCCATGTGCTTTTCTCTCATCGCCGTGGCCATGCTCCCTCTCCCCATCGTCTTCATCGCTCGTCACTTCAACCTGATGTCTGACGGCTCCAACAAGCTCTCCGTCTCCTACCGTAAAACCATGATGAAGGACATCTCCAGCCTGGAGGAGCAGGACGAGTCCAGGTTCATCCTCAGCGCCAAGGCTGGTGGGCCACCGTCCTCGGTCCCGGCACACAAGTCCTACCTCACTCCAGGGAAGAACAAACCGCTGGACCCAAACTCCCTGTCTCCACACAGCTGCTACGGCACGAGCTACCAAAACGCTGCCATCAGCCCCACCACGCCAACGACACCAACCACGCCTGTAACACCAGAGTCTGACTCTTGA